The following are from one region of the Arachis duranensis cultivar V14167 chromosome 10, aradu.V14167.gnm2.J7QH, whole genome shotgun sequence genome:
- the LOC107471096 gene encoding UDP-galactose/UDP-glucose transporter 3 gives MEAHGSGLRRLLVLGFCVAGIWSAYIYQGVLQETLSTKRFGPNGERFEHLAFLNLAQNVICLIWSYIMIKIWSSGSSGGAHWWSYWSCGITNTIGPAMGIEALKYISYPAQVLTKSSKMIPVMLMGTIVYGIRYTFPEYVCTFLVAGGVSTFALLKTSSKTMSKLAHPNAPLGYGLCFLNLTFDGFTNATQDSLKARYPKTSAWNIMLGMNLWGTIYNMIYMFGWPSGSGFEAVRFCKQHPEAAWDIILFCCCGAVGQNFIFLTISRFGSLANTTITTTRKFVSIVVSSLLSGNPLSTKQWGCVCMVFTGLSYQIYLKWQKLQRLQKRKAT, from the exons ATGGAGGCTCACGGATCCGGTCTCCGCCGCCTCCTGGTTCTGGGGTTCTGTGTCGCCGGCATCTGGTCTGCCTACATCTACCAAGGCGTTCTTCAGGAAACTCT ATCCACAAAGCGGTTCGGTCCAAATGGCGAGAGGTTTGAGCACCTTGCATTTCTGAACTTGGCGCAGAATGTGATTTGTTTGATATGGTCTTACATAA TGATTAAGATATGGTCAAGTGGGAGTAGTGGTGGTGCACATTGGTGGTCTTACTGGAGTTGTGGAATTACCAACACTATTGGTCCAGCGATGGGAATTGAAGCACTCAAGTATATTAGTTACCCGGCTCAG GTACTGACAAAATCCTCAAAAATGATTCCAG TTATGTTGATGGGTACTATAGTGTATGGTATAAGATACACTTTTCCAGAATACGTCTGTACATTCCTTGTTGCTGGAGGGGTATCAACATTTGCACTTTTAAAG ACTAGCTCAAAGACTATGAGCAAGTTAGCACATCCAAATGCTCCCCTTGGATATGGACTATGTTTCCTGAACCTTACATTTGATGGATTTACAAATGCAACTCAGGATTCCTTAAAAGCAAG GTACCCTAAAACAAGTGCTTGGAATATTATGTTGGGAATGAATTTATGGGGAACCATATACAATATGATTTACATGTTTGGCTGGCCCAGTGGAAGTGGATTTGAAGCTGTTCGCTTCTGCAAACAGCATCCAGAGGCGGCATGGGATATTATTCTCTTCTGCTGTTGTGGTGCTGTGGGCCAAAACTTCATCTTTTTGACAATAAGCCGATTTGGCTCTTTGGCTAACACCACCATTACTACCACTCGCAAATTCGTTAGCATAGTGGTATCTTCTCTGTTGAGTGGAAATCCGCTTTCAACAAAACAATGGGGTTGTGTTTGTATGGTATTCACTGGATTGTCATACCAGATCTACCTCAAGTGGCAGAAGCTACAGCGACTGCAGAAGAGAAAAGCCACTTGA